The following are from one region of the Odontesthes bonariensis isolate fOdoBon6 chromosome 16, fOdoBon6.hap1, whole genome shotgun sequence genome:
- the gng8 gene encoding guanine nucleotide-binding protein G(I)/G(S)/G(O) subunit gamma-8 has translation MSNNMAKIADARKTVEQLKLEVNIERMMISKAAADLMAFCEAHAKEDPLVTPVASSENPFREKKLFCVIL, from the exons ATGTCCAACAACATGGCCAAGATTGCAGATGCAAGAAAGACGGTAGAACAACTGAAGCTGGAGGTCAACATCGAGAGGATGATG ATATCCAAAGCGGCTGCTGATTTGATGGCCTTCTGTGAAGCTCACGCCAAAGAGGACCCTCTGGTGACTCCGGTGGCTTCATCAGAGAACCCGTTCCGAGAGAAGAAGTTATTCTGTGTGATACTGTGA